A stretch of Pseudolysobacter antarcticus DNA encodes these proteins:
- the pabC gene encoding aminodeoxychorismate lyase, with protein sequence MNARMLINGAAQETISPLDRGFAYGDGLFETLRMVHGRAPLWQRHMQRLAEGCMRLHLPPPDADMLAQEVEKVSADLECAVVRITLTRGIGARGYALPMEMMPTRVVAAFPFVPLPTDSYRHGIRVRWCTTHLALQPLLARIKHLNRLEQILARAEWNDAGIFEGIMCDSDGRVICATAANIFCVREGRLITPDLSQCGIAGVARAAVLDHFDDVEIRDLLPEELMQANEIFLCNSVRGILPVNCLADKSYVVRPLTRELQTHWRSNGWMAQDGEQF encoded by the coding sequence GTGAACGCGCGAATGCTGATCAACGGCGCAGCGCAGGAAACCATTTCGCCGCTGGATCGCGGTTTTGCTTACGGCGATGGCTTGTTCGAAACCTTACGCATGGTGCACGGTCGCGCGCCGCTATGGCAGCGACATATGCAGCGGCTTGCCGAGGGCTGTATGCGCCTGCACTTGCCGCCGCCGGATGCCGATATGCTGGCGCAGGAAGTGGAAAAAGTTTCTGCCGATCTGGAATGCGCCGTCGTGCGCATCACCCTCACGCGCGGTATCGGCGCGCGAGGTTATGCGTTGCCAATGGAAATGATGCCTACGCGTGTCGTCGCGGCGTTCCCGTTCGTGCCGCTGCCGACGGATAGTTACAGACATGGAATCCGCGTACGCTGGTGCACGACGCATCTTGCGCTGCAGCCGCTGCTTGCGCGCATCAAACATCTGAATCGACTCGAACAGATTCTGGCGCGTGCCGAATGGAACGATGCCGGGATTTTTGAAGGCATCATGTGCGATAGCGATGGACGTGTAATCTGCGCGACGGCGGCGAATATTTTTTGCGTTCGCGAGGGACGTTTGATCACACCCGATCTGTCACAGTGTGGCATCGCTGGCGTCGCGCGCGCGGCGGTGCTGGACCATTTCGACGATGTGGAAATACGCGATCTGTTGCCCGAGGAATTGATGCAAGCCAACGAGATATTTCTCTGCAACAGCGTGCGCGGTATTCTTCCAGTGAATTGTCTGGCCGATAAATCGTATGTGGTCCGGCCGCTCACACGCGAGCTGCAAACACATTGGCGATCAAACGGATGGATGGCGCAAGACGGAGAGCAATTCTGA